The following proteins come from a genomic window of Silene latifolia isolate original U9 population unplaced genomic scaffold, ASM4854445v1 scaffold_662, whole genome shotgun sequence:
- the LOC141639970 gene encoding putative mitochondrial protein AtMg00240, whose amino-acid sequence MLNQMKYVLDIIKDASFENYKVVCFPMQKGLKLSVDHQGDLLPDQEVYKRLVGKFLYLSLTRPDIAYNVQHLCQFLSQPKELYYQATQHLLKYLKGIVSAGLFYSVGPSLNLQAYSDADWASCAYSCKFLSGCYIDES is encoded by the coding sequence ATGTTAAACCAAATGAAGTATGTCTTGGACAtcatcaaagatgcaagttttgaaaACTACAAGGTTGTTTGTTTTCCTATGCAGAAAGGGTTAAAACTCTCGGTTGATCATCAAGGAGATCTTCTACCTGATCAAGAGGTTTACAAAAGACTAGTAGGCAAGTTTTTATATTTAAGCTTGACCAGGCCTGATATAGCTTACAATGTTCAACATCTTTGCCAATTTTTAAGCCAACCTAAGGAGCTCTATTATCAAGCAACACAACATCTCCTCAAATACTTAAAAGGGATTGTTAGTGCTGGATTATTTTACTCTGTTGGCCCATCCTTGAATTTGCAGGCATATAGTGATGCAGACTGGGCATCTTGCGCCTACAGCTGCAAATTCTTAAGTGGCTGTTatattgatgagtcataa